A stretch of the Photobacterium toruni genome encodes the following:
- a CDS encoding succinate dehydrogenase/fumarate reductase iron-sulfur subunit — protein sequence MSDNRIQKVEILRYDPATDAEPYLQAFEVPFNETMSVLDALGYIKDHLDKHLSYRWSCRMAICGSCGMMVNGVPKLACKSFLRDYPNGVKIEPLANFAIEKDLIVDMTPFIERLEAIKPYIIGNDRTPEDGTNLQTPEQMAKYKQFAGCINCGLCYAACPQFGLNPEFIGPAALTLAHRYNLDSRDHGQHERMALINSENGAWGCTFVGYCSEVCPKSVDPAAAVNQGKVESSKDFVIAMLKPQEA from the coding sequence ATGTCAGACAATCGCATTCAAAAAGTTGAAATTCTGCGTTATGACCCAGCAACAGATGCAGAACCGTATTTACAAGCATTTGAAGTACCATTCAATGAAACCATGTCAGTACTTGATGCATTAGGTTACATCAAAGACCATCTTGATAAGCATTTAAGCTATCGCTGGTCTTGCCGTATGGCAATCTGTGGTTCATGTGGCATGATGGTTAACGGCGTACCTAAATTAGCTTGTAAGAGTTTCCTTCGTGACTACCCTAACGGCGTTAAAATTGAGCCGCTAGCAAACTTTGCGATCGAAAAAGATCTTATTGTTGATATGACTCCTTTCATTGAGCGTCTTGAAGCAATTAAACCTTACATTATTGGTAACGATCGTACACCTGAAGACGGTACTAACCTTCAGACGCCTGAGCAAATGGCTAAATACAAGCAATTTGCTGGCTGTATTAATTGTGGCCTTTGCTACGCAGCATGCCCACAATTTGGTTTAAACCCTGAATTTATCGGCCCAGCGGCGCTAACATTGGCACACCGTTACAACCTTGATAGTCGCGACCATGGTCAACATGAGCGTATGGCATTGATCAACAGTGAAAATGGTGCATGGGGCTGTACATTCGTGGGTTACTGTTCTGAAGTATGTCCAAAGAGTGTTGATCCAGCAGCAGCTGTAAACCAAGGCAAAGTGGAATCATCAAAAGATTTCGTTATTGCAATGTTGAAGCCTCAGGAGGCATAA
- the frdC gene encoding fumarate reductase subunit FrdC, producing the protein MSNRKPYVREMTRTWWKDSSFYRFYMLREATVLPLIFFTICLTFGLGCLVKGPEAWQGWLNFMANPIVIILNIIALAGSLFHAQTFFSMMPQVVPIRIKGKKLDKRIIVLAQWAVVAVITAIVLALV; encoded by the coding sequence ATGAGCAACCGTAAACCTTACGTTCGTGAAATGACGCGTACTTGGTGGAAAGACAGTTCTTTTTACCGTTTTTACATGCTGCGTGAAGCTACTGTATTACCGCTAATTTTCTTTACTATCTGCTTAACCTTTGGCTTAGGTTGTTTAGTAAAAGGTCCTGAAGCATGGCAAGGTTGGCTAAACTTTATGGCTAACCCAATTGTGATCATTCTAAATATTATTGCGTTGGCGGGTAGTTTATTCCACGCACAAACATTCTTTAGCATGATGCCGCAAGTGGTGCCAATTCGCATTAAAGGCAAGAAATTAGATAAGCGAATTATCGTTCTTGCACAGTGGGCAGTTGTTGCTGTCATCACCGCCATTGTTTTAGCGCTAGTTTAA
- the frdD gene encoding fumarate reductase subunit FrdD, protein MINLHPKRSDEPVWWSLFGAGGTWFAMITPVTILVLGIMVPLGIISPEAVSYDRAADFATSFIGALFVIATLSLPMWHGMHRLHHGMHDLKFHTGVVGKIACYAAAFLVTALSIIFVFMIK, encoded by the coding sequence GTGATTAATTTACATCCAAAACGTTCCGATGAGCCTGTTTGGTGGAGTTTATTTGGTGCCGGTGGTACTTGGTTTGCAATGATCACTCCTGTGACTATTTTAGTACTAGGGATCATGGTCCCACTCGGTATTATTAGTCCAGAAGCAGTTAGCTATGATCGCGCTGCAGATTTCGCAACTAGCTTTATTGGCGCATTATTTGTGATTGCAACCTTATCACTACCAATGTGGCATGGTATGCACCGTCTACACCATGGTATGCATGACCTTAAGTTCCATACAGGTGTTGTCGGTAAAATCGCTTGTTACGCGGCGGCGTTCCTAGTGACTGCACTATCAATTATCTTTGTGTTCATGATTAAATAA
- the efp gene encoding elongation factor P: MASFSTNEFRSGMKIMLDNEPCVIIENEFVKPGKGQAFNRVRIRKLISGKVLEKTFKSGESVEAADVIDTELDYLYNDGEFYHFMNNETFEQIAADVKAVGDNAKWLVENDACTLTLWNGNPIVVTPQNFVELEVTETDPGLKGDTQGTGGKPATLTTGAVVRVPLFIAIGEVIKVDTRSGEYVSRVK; this comes from the coding sequence ATGGCGTCTTTCAGCACCAATGAATTCCGCAGCGGAATGAAAATTATGCTTGATAATGAACCATGTGTCATTATCGAAAACGAATTTGTTAAGCCTGGTAAAGGTCAAGCGTTCAACCGCGTACGAATTCGTAAACTTATTTCAGGTAAAGTTCTTGAAAAAACGTTTAAATCAGGTGAGTCAGTTGAAGCTGCGGACGTAATCGATACTGAACTTGATTACCTATATAACGACGGTGAATTCTACCATTTCATGAACAATGAAACATTTGAGCAAATCGCAGCAGACGTTAAAGCTGTTGGTGATAATGCGAAATGGTTAGTTGAGAACGATGCGTGTACGCTAACGCTTTGGAACGGTAACCCTATCGTTGTTACTCCTCAAAACTTTGTTGAGCTTGAAGTAACAGAGACAGATCCTGGTCTTAAAGGCGATACACAAGGTACTGGTGGTAAGCCAGCAACACTAACTACAGGCGCTGTAGTACGTGTTCCTTTATTCATCGCAATTGGCGAAGTTATCAAAGTTGATACTCGTTCAGGTGAATACGTAAGCCGTGTGAAGTAA
- the epmB gene encoding EF-P beta-lysylation protein EpmB gives MSHIIPRNVPSVEQNWLNDLANAISDPLKLLNWLKIDPTPWQKGLTAKNLFALRVPVSFVERMEVGNPYDPLLRQVLPLEQEFEVHQGYSTDPLDEQDNPIPGLLHKYHNRVLMIVKGGCAVNCRYCFRRHFPYQNNKGNKTVWQQSIDYIATQPQINEVILSGGDPLMAKDHELTWLLEHIAAIPHIKRLRIHSRLPVVIPHRITAALCELFANSRLQIIMVTHINHANEINHDLTTAMTQLKLAKVTLLNQSVLLKGVNDSVTALTDLSEALFDAGILPYYLHVLDHVQGAAHFFVSDQQARTLMAGLINNVSGYLVPTLAREIGGRNSKTPLDLYLE, from the coding sequence ATGTCGCATATCATACCCCGAAACGTGCCATCTGTTGAGCAAAACTGGCTGAATGATCTAGCTAATGCGATATCTGATCCGTTAAAGCTACTCAATTGGCTTAAAATTGATCCAACACCTTGGCAAAAAGGCCTCACCGCTAAAAATTTATTTGCGCTTCGCGTTCCTGTAAGTTTTGTCGAAAGAATGGAAGTTGGCAACCCATACGATCCATTGTTGCGCCAAGTGCTACCGCTAGAGCAAGAATTTGAAGTACATCAAGGCTACTCAACCGATCCTCTTGATGAGCAAGACAACCCCATTCCAGGGCTATTACACAAGTATCACAATCGCGTATTAATGATAGTTAAAGGCGGTTGTGCCGTGAATTGCCGCTATTGCTTTCGACGCCACTTTCCTTATCAAAATAACAAAGGTAATAAAACTGTCTGGCAGCAAAGTATTGATTACATCGCAACCCAACCACAAATTAATGAAGTGATTTTATCCGGTGGCGATCCACTAATGGCAAAAGATCACGAATTAACATGGCTGCTAGAACATATTGCCGCGATTCCACATATTAAGCGGTTACGTATCCATAGCCGCTTGCCCGTGGTTATTCCACATCGAATTACCGCTGCGCTGTGTGAATTATTTGCAAATAGTCGCTTACAAATCATCATGGTGACCCATATTAACCATGCTAATGAAATCAATCACGATCTCACTACTGCAATGACACAGCTCAAGTTAGCAAAGGTCACACTGCTAAACCAAAGCGTACTTCTTAAAGGGGTTAATGACTCCGTCACAGCGCTAACAGACCTCAGCGAAGCCTTATTTGACGCAGGAATACTGCCTTATTACTTACACGTACTGGATCACGTACAAGGCGCTGCACACTTCTTTGTCAGTGATCAACAAGCACGTACCCTAATGGCAGGGTTAATTAACAATGTTTCAGGCTATCTCGTTCCTACATTAGCGCGTGAGATTGGCGGTAGAAACAGTAAAACCCCACTTGACCTTTACCTCGAATAA